One genomic region from Colletotrichum lupini chromosome 7, complete sequence encodes:
- a CDS encoding carbamoyl-phosphate synthase subunit L, whose translation MAAIQQTDGITGARTSSKELFVADVPLGEDGHPRIRKLLIANRGEIACRIIATCKKVNVASVAVYTQEDAVSRHVQDADESICIGSMEKNERNPFLDIDLLVKTAKNIHADAIHPGYGYLSENANFADSVRHAGLIFVGPPAKAMSTLGDKRSSKDYLRQNAPDVPLIPGFTGTSLEAEDLQRAAIDIGFPVMLKASAGGGGKGMRVVHEPSQLMTELSRAQSEAQRSFGSGDCILEKFIENSKHIEIQVVGDQYGQVVSFFERDCSIQRRNQKVIEETPCPFLDDDTRQKMSETAVRIVKLIGYEGAGTVEFVFDTSTRKFYFLEVNTRLQVEHPITEEVVGVDLVALQLFVAAKGRLSELPQLSNLTQTGHAIECRLCAEDPQRDFLPSHDKILLWKPASPGRSPGSVIRYETAIQSGTSVSIYFDSMICKIVVWAPTRSAAINILARELANTPCIGIRTNQLFLQSCLLHPAFQDFGYKTSFIPNNIDDLLRSPYTPALPPHISLIPSIFLQHLQKDEPREVGGRRHFRTVRRQFHNQKFDPFHQSCEIISLRDSKSASGGITRCEACLPKPSSSNADNEWDVCLYPVTHHSLDEKDSSSKEGVELPPASNLTATYTATSRAIRTGEAWSGPVFNIRNVELKPLSGERLLVSKASSLSSPISMSMSVNGHQVRAYLAIPNIGEGRQSLPLNETVRVFCHLQQLGEWKEFRKDTLLSFYTNLRKEALSNSDQQSEVKAPMPCKVLSIAKSVGGEVNKGECVMVIESMKMEINIIVGVSGIFHTKWRIGDAVDEGVVLCSVE comes from the exons ATGGCAGCTATCCAGCAAACTGATGGTATAACGGGAGCACGAACTTCCAGCAAAGAGCTTTTTGTGGCCGATGTTCCGCTCGGCGAAGACGGACACCCTCGAATTCGAAAACTGTTGATCGCGAACAGGGGCGAGATTGCCTGTCGAATAATTGCTACTTGCAAGAAAGTCAATGTAGCATCAGTAGCGGTTTATACTCAAGA AGATGCTGTTTCACGGCATGTTCAGGATGCGGACGAGTCCATCTGCATTGGTTCTATGGAGAAGAACGAGAGAAATCCGTTTCTCGACATTGATCTCCTGGTAAAAACTGCAAAAAATATACACGCCGACGCAATTCATCCAGGATATGGCTACTTGAGCGAGAACGCAAACTTTGCTGACAGTGTACGCCACGCTGGACTCATTTTCGTCGGCCCTCCAGCCAAAGCCATGTCCACACTAGGCGACAAGCGCTCTTCCAAAGACTATCTCCGGCAGAATGCTCCCGATGTTCCATTGATCCCAGGATTTACTGGCACCAGTCTTGAAGCTGAAGACCTGCAAAGAGCAGCTATCGACATCGGTTTTCCCGTGATGCTGAAAGCTTCCGCAGGCGGCGGAGGCAAGGGTATGAGAGTTGTGCACGAACCATCGCAGCTGATGACGGAGCTGAGTAGAGCGCAGTCAGAAGCTCAACGCTCATTTGGTTCAGGAGACTGCATTCTGGAAAAGTTCATTGAGAACAGTAAGCACATTGAGATCCAAGTGGTTGGTGACCAGTATGGTCAAGTAGTGTCGTTCTTTGAGCGAGATTGCTCGATCCAGCGTCGCAACCAGAAGGTGATCGAAGAAACACCGTGCCCTTTTCTCGATGACGACACCAGGCAGAAAATGAGCGAGACAGCCGTCCGAATCGTCAAGTTGATAGGCTACGAAGGAGCCGGGACCGTGGAGTTCGTCTTCGACACATCGACGAGAAAGTTCTATTTCCTTGAGGTTAACACGCGACTGCAAGTCGAACATCCAATTACGGAGGAAGTCGTCGGAGTTGATCTTGTCGCTTTGCAACTGTTTGTTGCGGCCAAAGGTCGTCTCTCAGAGCTCCCTCAGCTGTCAAATCTTACACAGACTGGGCATGCAATTGAGTGTCGGCTTTGTGCGGAGGACCCCCAGCGAGACTTCCTTCCCAGCCATGACAAGATCTTGTTATGGAAGCCTGCATCTCCAGGAAGAAGCCCGGGCTCGGTTATTCGTTATGAGACAGCGATTCAAAGTGGAACATCAGTTTCGATCTACTTTGACTCGATGATCTGCAAGATTGTTGTCTGGGCACCGACAAGATCTGCGGCAATCAACATACTTGCCAGAGAGCTGGCAAACACTCCGTGCATTGGAATTAGGACAAACCAGTTATTCCTTCAAAGCTGTTTGTTGCACCCAGCCTTCCAGGACTTTGGCTACAAGACATCATTCATTCCAAACAATATCGACGACTTGCTTCGAAGTCCATACACGCCGGCCTTGCCACCCCATATTTCACTTATTCCTAGTATCTTTCTGCAACATTTGCAGAAGGACGAACCCCGGGAAGTTGGTGGTCGTCGTCACTTCCGGACAGTCCGCCGTCAGTTCCACAACCAAAAGTTTGACCCGTTCCACCAAAGCTGCGAGATCATCTCCCTTAGAGACTCAAAATCCGCCTCTGGAGGTATTACTAGGTGCGAGGCCTGTCTTCCCAAACCTAGCTCCAGCAACGCCGACAACGAGTGGGATGTCTGTCTCTACCCTGTGACGCACCACAGCCTGGATGAGAAGGATTCTTCATCCAAAGAGGGGGTAGAACTACCACCGGCATCGAATTTGACTGCCACTTACACTGCCACAAGTCGAGCCATTCGGACAGGAGAGGCATGGTCGGGGCCTGTTTTCAACATCAGAAACGTCGAGCTGAAGCCATTATCTGGCGAGCGTTTGCTAGTCTCGAAGGCGAGCTCTTTGTCATCACCAATATCCATGAGTATGTCGGTGAATGGCCACCAGGTTCGCGCATACCTTGCCATCCCAAATATTGGTGAAGGTCGTCAAAGTCTGCCACTCAATGAAACTGTCAGGGTATTCTGTCATTTACAGCAGCTTGGGGAGTGGAAGGAGTTCCGCAAAGATACTTTGCTCTCGTTCTATACCAATTTGAGAAAGGAAGCGCTTTCCAACAGTGACCAGCAAAGCGAGGTCAAAGCCCCAATGCCTTGCAAAGTGCTGTCGATTGCCAAGTCCGTTGGCGGGGAGGTCAACAAGGGTGAATGTGTCATGGTGATCGAAAGCATGAAAATGGAGATCAACATCATCGTAGGTGTTTCTGGAATATTTCATACAAAGTGGAGGATTGGTGATGCGGTGGATGAAGGCGTTGTACTTTGTTCAGTTGAGTAG
- a CDS encoding short-chain dehydrogenase, producing MEFSSYQGAQKFINTDTLTATSTETFWSLLIYAKSFYAERTVSTYTLQHDPHVFIFGNRSLQGAWSKSIAFNVAKWNADLAKFEFLRQLSADANNIVIGVVRNAEATKQKVDAELQRKNIHVLQADLDDFDAIKTAVNAASEITGGSIDYVIANAAFISTWSSYDGISVLGEKPKRLEQDLFDSFRTNVVGNVHLFNLALPLIQRGLAKKVVTVSSGMADLDFISKSGIEVGAPYSISKAALNTAVAKFSAEHSHQGILFFSISPGVIDTGLYDNATEEEKQKGMAMLGKMAKYAPHFAGPTTTESSVKDMLSVIYKASIETGFGGSNDTDDCFARLLLGALSLTVEFVLSEKAQDSSCGTIALTRHLLNSANGSSMSHSGIYIEANVDELLETILCSSLSASFFNYQIYVTGENVSMATSASDNRDLNKQVSTSTELEQWTTASDGFSETPSPCAPLSPQRPGLSKQRFQDEDVCEAQQDSQTRRSVLFLWIWEILSLVLATCLLAVTITVILGQDDHLLRDWPLDRIITLNSLVNLLSTIFRGILVSIATELIAQAKWTWFWCDKSSQRRMGNLQHFDDGTRGVWGALKLMRIVTWRSPSILVAVVVLVSSFAIGPFVQQSIGHVDKNETLGLGTGMIPVTRHVDGLNIRTLIGDNEGMALRSDIKGAIQTLALSRNGSGSVVVPTCPTGNCTFIGLGSNTSVKAGLNVTHASAGICNICTDIGEMIDHRGLIDNLQAINHSLANGISIINTNREGGMRVISGDLSWTNGTIPLEALERASVSFANVTVLTSTALDGNINVNKPKHAIAITCSLYPCIRTYSAIISRGVLSETPITETAMSYDIRDKKSTGPKQAWDLSTVQLPCLIEGKVYTEGNLSQGADPSMVRHVNAGRTSEIGSTFQAPEECIYRIDNNFKLLMSQFFSEEFFNGTCSWVSTQPNSINCGSAIWLSRLWSHGESTPASLKQLFTDFATALTNQMRLGMGRKDNTTSVVNGESLQLVTFIAVKPYWLIFPAILLIIEIMALSWMISLTVVYRDELARLEEALNNRGDGGTGGSDQSQLLAEYLEEVIFSTFTTMLLRREPKVNEQLITMTSNMEHNNII from the exons ATGGAATTCTCTTCATATCAAGGTGCtcaaaagtttattaatacagACACTCTCACTGCTACTTCGACTGAGACGTTTTGGTCGCTTTTGATTTACGCTAAATCTTTCTACGCGGAAAGAACTGTGAGCACGTACACACTTCAACACGATCCTCATGTCTTCATATTTGGTAACCGGAGCCTCCAGGGGGCTTGGAGTAAGTCCATTGCATTCAACGTCGCCAAATGGAATGCTGATTTGGCCAAGTTTGAATTTCTTCGGCAACTGTCTGCCGATGCAAACAACATCGTCATTGGGGTTGTCCGAAATGCCGAGGCTACTAAGCAGAAGGTGGACGCCGAGCTGCAGCGGAAGAACATCCACGTCCTACAAGCTGACCTTGATGACTTCGATGCGATAAAG ACAGCCGTGAATGCTGCATCGGAAATCACGGGTGGAAGCATCGACTATGTCATTGCAAATGCGGCTTTCATCTCAACCTGGTCATCTTACGATGGCATTAGCGTTCT gggAGAGAAACCGAAGCGGCTAGAACAGGACTTATTCGACTCGTTCCGTACGAACGTCGTCGGCAATGTTCATCTCTTCAATCTCGCCCTACCACTCATCCAGAGAGGTCTTGCAAAGAAGGTGGTCACAGTCTCATCCGGTATGGCTGACTTGGACTTCATATCCAAGTCCGGCATCGAGGTCGGAGCCCCTTACTCGATCAGCAAAGCAGCACTGAATACAGCTGTGGCCAAATTCAGTGCGGAACACTCCCATCAAGGCATTCTATTCTTCAGCATTTCGCCCGGAGTGATCGACACGGGGCTGTATGACAACG CTACAGAGGAAGAAAAGCAGAAGGGAATGGCCATGCTTGGCAAGATGGCGAAGTACGCACCACATTTCGCCGGCCCGACTACCACAGAGTCTTCGGTGAAGGACATGCTGTCAGTCATATACAAAGCCAGCATTGAGACTGGATTTGGAGGGTC AAACGACACGGATGACTGCTTTGCCCGACTACTCCTAGGCGCCCTCTCACTCACGGTCGAGTTCG TCTTGTCTGAAAAAGCTCAAGACAGCTCATGTGGTACCATTGC CCTCACGAGGCACCTTTTGAACTCAGCAAATGGCTCAAGCATGAGCCACTCGGGTATTTACATTGAGGCCAATGTGGATGAGTTATTGGAAACGATCCTATGCTCGTCTCTGAG TGCCAG CTTCTTCAACTACCAAATATACGTCACCGGTGAGAACGTGTCGATGGCGACATCTGCAAGCGACAATCGCGACTTGAACAAACAAGTCTCCACATCAACTGAACTCGAGCAATGGACTACAGCCAGCGACGGATTTTCCGAGACCCCATCACCATGCGCTCCGCTTAGCCCTCAAAGGCCGGGCCTATCTAAGCAACGATTCCAGGATGAAGATGTTTGCGAGGCCCAACAAGACAGCCAAACACGCAGATCCGTCCTTTTCCTATGGATTTGGGAGATTCTATCTCTCGTTCTTGCCACATGTCTCTTAGCCGTGACAATCACGGTTATCCTCGGCCAAGATGATCACCTCCTGAGAGACTGGCCCTTGGATCGGATCATAACTCTGAATTCTCTTGTCAATTTACTCTCCACCATATTTCGCGGGATCTTGGTATCTATTGCAACCGAGCTCATCGCACAGGCGAAGTGGACGTGGTTCTGGTGCGACAAATCTTCTCAACGCCGGATGGGAAACCTGCAGCATTTCGATGATGGTACTCGTGGCGTCTGGGGGGCGCTGAAGTTGATGAGAATTGTCACTTGGCGCAGCCCATCGATTCTCGTCGCTGTGGTTGTCCTCGTATCGTCCTTTGCGATTGGGCCCTTCGTTCAGCAATCTATCGGGCACGTCGACAAGAACGAAACTCTTGGCCTCGGCACTGGAATGATCCCGGTGACGCGACATGTTGACGGCCTGAACATCAGAACACTTATCGGTGACAACGAAGGCATGGCTTTGAGGTCAGACATCAAGGGTGCAATTCAGACTCTCGCCTTGAGCCGCAACGGTTCTGGTTCGGTTGTTGTGCCGACCTGTCCAACAGGAAACTGCACTTTCATCGGTCTTGGCTCAAACACCTCCGTCAAAGCTGGATTGAACGTTACTCATGCTTCCGCCGGCATTTGCAATATCTGCACTGATATTGGAGAAATGATCGATCATCGGGGCTTGATCGACAATCTTCAGGCCATTAATCACAGCTTGGCAAACGGAATTTCAATCATCAACACGAACAGAGAAGGAGGGATGAGGGTTATATCAGGCGATCTATCGTGGACCAATGGTACCATACCGCTAGAGGCGCTCGAACGGGCTTCGGTCTCATTTGCGAATGTCACTGTCTTGACAAGCACGGCTCTTGACGGCAACATCAACGTAAACAAACCCAAACACGCCATAGCCATCACTTGCTCGCTTTACCCTTGTATTCGGACATACTCGGCAATTATTAGTCGAGGAGTCCTATCCGAGACTCCCATTACGGAGACCGCAATGAGTTACGATATTCGCGATAAGAAGTCTACAGGGCCCAAACAAGCTTGGGATCTATCTACAGTTCAGCTGCCTTGCCTCATTGAAGGGAAGGTATATACCGAAGGAAACCTCTCACAAGGCGCAGACCCCTCCATGGTACGACACGTAAACGCGGGGAGAACTTCAGAGATTGGCTCTACGTTTCAGGCTCCCGAAGAGTGTATCTACCGCATTGACAACAATTTCAAGCTTCTGATGTCACAGTTTTTCTCAGAAGAATTCTTCAATGGCACTTGCAGTTGGGTCTCCACACAGCCCAACTCGATCAACTGTGGGAGTGCCATCTGGCTTTCAAGGCTCTGGTCCCATGGAGAATCAACACCTGCCAGCCTAAAGCAACTCTTCACGGACTTTGCGACTGCCTTGACCAACCAAATGAGATTAGGTATGGGAAGAAAAGACAACACCACATCGGTAGTCAACGGCGAATCACTTCAACTCGTCACTTTTATAGCCGTCAAACCATATTGGCTCATCTTCCCTGCGATACTACTCATCATAGAAATAATGGCCCTTTCATGGATGATAAGTCTGACAGTTGTCTACCGAGACGAATTGGCT CGCCTCGAAGAGGCTCTTAACAACAGAGGAGATGGAGGAACAGGCGGATCAGATCAGAGCCAACTTCTCGCGGAATATTTGGAAGAAGTGATATTCTCGACATTCACTACTATGCTTCTTCGACGCGAACCTAAAGTCAATGAGCAATTGATAACGATGACGAGCAATATGGAGCAT AACAATATAATTTGA